The Rhododendron vialii isolate Sample 1 chromosome 3a, ASM3025357v1 nucleotide sequence TATCTAGCAAAATCTCATTTTTACTATCATGGATTAACTCTAATTTTGTatgcttcttatttttttaacctaACTTTAACCTTGTGATAGTTTAAAGCAAAGTGGAATTTGAGTGCCCTTGGCCTGGCTTTGTGAGTCTTGAACTGAAAAAGCAAAAGGCCATTGCTTATACATATTCTCAAGCAAGCAGATTCTTCTTCCTTGACcgaattttctcttttctttttttagaattctaccccatcctttttttttttttttgtgagtgtGTGAAGGATGGAACATCAAGAAATTCATTAATATAACTCGCCATGTGCACCTTAATACAGCTGTAAAAAGACTAATTGCACAAGTGAATGAcgactaagagcatctccagccttcacccatatttttcttcaaatttgaatcaaatttttcgtaaaaatccattttgggtagacacatttccaaccatcaaacccaaattttacacatctccctctttctctctctctctaactagccgttggagaaatgggtcaaggtaaaagttgtctcagatttgggtaagaaaatgggtaaaacccaaaatggggaagggtttgggtcaaagattggagagagatttttgtgatttttgccccattttaaaatttgagtcttaaaatggatcaaggctggagatgctctaacacattcaaatcaaatgagaATTTTTTCTTCCCGAATGGAAAAAGGAAGGGTCCACTTATTTACGGTTGCTgttaaaaaaacagaaattgcATGTTATTTATAGCAGAAAGTCCAATGGTACAGATGAAAAATCTGTACTAGTGGGTACAAACTCCTTTCTAGGCTCATTTTGGGTCTGAAAAAAATGATCGAAGTCGCTTAtgttgtttaaaatatttgctTATGGTTCCTGCAAAAAATATGCTCAATCCGGTATCGGTAAGAGCATTTACGAACCATCCAAATTTTGCTCTAGAATTTAGGCTTGAATTCTGGGACAAAGTTGGACATTTTGTAGGTGTCTTaactgatatcggattgaggtaaCTTTTTATAGGAGccgtaaataaaatattttaaacaaaatgagcggttccgatcatttttttgagacccaaaacgggACAAAATAGGATTTATACACACTGGTGCAGATTTTATATCTGTACCAATAGCACCATTCTATTTATAGTTCCATCTCATGGAAGTCATGTTATGGAACTGTGCTATCTACACAGATGTGAAATCTGTGTCAGCGCACAGACCTCTTTTAGACTCATTTcgggtttttaaaaaatgatcgcagccgctcattttgtttagaatacTTTATTTATGATCCCTACCAAAATTCAGCGGACTAGGATATCAGTAAGAGTGTCTAAGAAACATGCAACTTTGTCCCAGAATTCGAGCCTAAATTCTTGGACAAAATTGGATGTCTCGTATACACCCTTACCGATGTTTTATTCATTTGATTATTGGTAGAAACTATAATCAAAGTATTTAACACAAAATAAGCAGCTtcgataatttttttgggacccaaaactGGCGTAAACGAGGTCTGTGTGTGCTTGCACAGATTTGAAATCTGTGTGGATATCCTATGTTATGTGGCGCACAATCTGTCTAAAATTCTTAATTATTAGTAATAGACAGATTTTTCACAATTACGATCAATTTACTTTTATCAATGTTATATGTTATTCCTTGAGTCGAACATTAGAACCCCCAAAAAAAGAGTGTATAAACTAATACATCTACTTTTGTtactcaaaaatcaaaaaacaaaaacccatcACGACAAATGCAATATTGGCTTAGTTAAATTGACATAGTTATAATACGTGTTCTCTTTGGAAATAAGTATATCCAGAttccaataaaaacaaaaagaacatgCATAAAATTGATACGGATGTCGAGTGCGACagatgagaagttattggacgtAACTACTCCATAATCCAGCCAAGAGGTCTTTTGACCCAACGCATTAGGGGTGCTCTTCTATACTAGAAGAAAGGAGGCCAAGTTTGATGGtgctaaaatctaattattctCATACGCTCTTTATCGGTCACATATTTATCTGGAAGTCATTACTAAATGTATAGATTTcacataaatatataataaaataggGACTCGGGATGCTTCCAAGCACTTCCTATCAAGCGGGGTGTCGAACGACATCCGACCTGTTCATCTCGGCATGGATGACTCGAATTAAATCTGACCGCATACACATCTAAATCATATATTGCTCAATAAAAATCTGAGCCGTCGATTTTCGAGATGAACGATTGGATTCATCGTTCAGCACCGGTATAAAGCATCTCCCAATCCGTAAAAAAAAAGCATTGCAAAAATGTGTCGGTGAATGGtaactaggggtggcaaacgggcgggtttgggtcaaattgggtaagttgttagtgggttgggtctttaatgggtcattgacccatttagacccattaactatgagtctaattacccatacccaacccgacccatttattttaaagcaaacccgacccgcccattaacccaattacatatatactaaaaattctgatcgaaaatttagaaaagtaaaaaaaaattaagatcgaaactcataaattttttcaaaaagacgagaataagtaattttttttgtcttattgatttttttttgtttttattcaaaaaattataagtttcgatcaaatttttttacttttccgattcctctcatcaaaacaaattaataagtcacaaaaaaatgacacaaaacaaaaaaaatgcaaaaaaaatttgaaaaaggacaaaaaaataagtcaattttttaatccaaaccctttgcgggactaccatgagagaaatttattcacggcggaacacaatttcacgggtccattcgcgcaattaatggatgagatgtgtttttaattttgactgatcaaaataattgttaccggtcacaattgatttttaatttggatcattcaaaatatttttgaacgcgtgtaatttagaacaaaataattgaataaaaaaaagagaaggtcATGATACTGgggcagaggagagagaggggggggctcCGGGGGGTTTGGGtttttcggggggggggggggggcccgagagagagagatgggggctCCTGGGGGGGGtgggaaagggagagagagagagcaattgatgagtttgggtttggaaaagaaaccaattaagagatgaaatttggtaagttactttcattgcccattgggtcatttaagttgacccaattgatgcccaattatgacccaactaataatgggtcaGCTGGGTTTGAActcattcttacccaactaataaataggttgggttgggtctattttctagttgacgGGTCTGAATTTGTTAATGaatctgggttcaatttgccacccctaatggTAACTAATCAGAAGATTCAGAACCATTGACAAACAAATAGCATTCGCCATTCGGTGAAGTACGTCACACACAacgacttttttattttttattttatccgcCAACCACAACAACTGATGTGCAAATTGCTGATGCATACATTGTCACCAAGCGTTCAAGatttctcttctccctctctctctctttatcgtatccctcttcttcttcttccgtgTACTGAAGGTGACGCCACAACGAAGTTTCTTGAATTTGCTTTCTTTAATTACGTGTAAATTCTTGTTGATACCCTTAATTCCTCTACCTGTttcaaccctctctctctctctctctctctctctctcatcgcaCAATGGTTGACACTGAAAGACCCACATCAGGTTCGtcattttcattccattccTTAAAACTTATACGCGAAAATTTGCAACCTGTTTGATATTATGCATACAAATGTTTTTTTCTGCATAAATAATCTTGGATTTGATCAGAAATCCGATGTATGAACTTTTCATGTTTCGGGTGTAATTCTGTGTATGATTGTTAATTGCACATTGACTTCTATTCTCTGGGTAACTTGTGGTTTCCGTTTAGATGCCAAATCGTCATTTTTCTGTCGATTTGTTATCTTTCATTGGGATCTCCGGAAATTGGTGTTGGACTGTTGTGggtatatttaaatatttttcataattgaCTTTTACGGTTACTGTTGACATGTTTAACAGTACGTGATTCGGAATCTGAATAATTGTAGAAAAATACACGCCCTTCACGTTTCTTGGATGGGTTCGTTAGATTGTAAGGCACATATGTTGTGAGGCTCCTCTGGAAAATATCACAATTGTGAAGGGCAGTTTCAGGAACCGAAAAATGGGTCCAATTGGGTTCGTTACCAATCCGATGAGGTCTCAAAACATGGGGTTGGAAGTTGGATTTTTTCAGGCATGAAtaggaaataaaatttgaatccCTGACCTATTTTGAAGTTTGTAAAGAGCTCCAAATCGTTTTTGGGTAGTTTCTCTGTTGTGATCAAatatcaatcaatcaatcaattcgaaaagttttaatttttgatttttaaaaattgagagagagagagagagagagagagagagagagagagagagagagagagagaacctggaGCGAGAGATTTTTGGTTACTGGAGAGTTGGGTCTTATAGTATTATGTAAAAGTAAAAGTGTGAAACCCAGGAAGCAAGTAGTTGCCTCCCACCAATCTACCGGCTATAAACTTCGtcacggttttttttttctttttttacgaattaatttaaataatatgattcaagcttcaattttttaattcaatacaGTAGATATATGTATTCTCGTGCATAGTATGGGAACTACACTCGTATTGTAAAAGTTTGTAGGTTTCTCGTCGTTGGACAACCGCTGAGAGTTCCAAGCGGGTCAAACTACTAGTGTATCTTCCATTGGGCATATGATTGCAAGCAATCTTATTGATTGGTGAATGGTTTTAGTATTTCTTGTCAATGGTTTATATTACTCAATTAAATTGCTACGTTCGTCTTGATGCATTTTCCTATGTGGGTCATTCTATGTTCTGCCTTGAAAAAAACAGATGGAAGTTCGCTTGTTGTTTGCTTCGGGGAGATGTTGATCGACTTTGTGCCAACAGTTGGTGGAGTTTCACTAGCAGAAGCACCTGCCTTCAAAAAAGCTCCCGGTGGTGCTCCTGCTAATGTTGCTGTTGGTATAGCAAGATTAGGAGGTTCTTCTGCTTTTATCGGAAAGGTGCACGATTaccttattttcttcttccttgagCTACTGGTGTGTGCATTTGTATAAGTCCCATAATGAGGATCACTCATACGTCATAATCATATCCATTGAACCCAATTTCAGTCTGACCCATGTACCATAGCATCATGCTTTCTGGGTGGgttttgttcttgaatgttGCCAAAATTTGAGATGTTAAGACTTTATTGTAGAAATGGACATATTTGTTTACAGAGAAGCATATGTGTATTGGCTTAATGTTGCATTTCCTTTACTTGTCTTGTGCGGTATGATCATATTCTTTTGTTGTAGCCAAAGCAGTGTATCCTTTGTTTGCTACTAGCTTGAATGGGATTTGCTGTGAAATGTTTGAAATCTGTGTTAGGTCGGTGAGGACGAATTTGGATACTTGTTGGCCGatattttgaaacaaaacaATGTTGACAATTCTGGAGTGCGGTTTGACCCCAGTGCGAGGACTGCTCTAGCATTTGTTACACTCAGGGCTGATGGTGAGCGTGAATTCTTGTTCTTCCGTCATCCTAGTGCTGACATGCTTCTGCATGAATCAGAGCTTGATCGAAACCTTATTAAGCAGGTTTGCTCCCCTTGGCCACTTGTGTATAGGTATTTTGCACAAAATTTACTGTTTCTGGTGGAAATGCTGATTCGGTCCAAAATTTTACATTTCTATCCAGGCAAGGATTTTCCACTATGGTTCAATTAGTTTGATTGAAGAACCATGTAGGTCAACTCATATTGCTGCCATGGCAGCTGCCAAAGAGTCTGGTTGCATCCTCTCCTATGATCCAAATTTGAGATTGCCATTATGGCCCTCAGCAGATGCTGCTAGGGAGGGCATAATGAGCATATGGGACCAAGCAGATGTCATAAAGGTACAGTTTTTAAATTATGGCATTTCACTGTTACTTTTAAAGCCTATCTTTTGTTGGCTGCTTATAAGGGTTAGTAGAATGTCTTTACTTTCagtaattttttaagaatgaaACTGCTGCTTTCTTTGTACTCACAGATAAGTGAGGATGAAATATCCTTCCTGACTGGGGGTGATGATCCTTATGATGATAATGTGGTGATGGAGAAGCTTTTTCATCCTAACCTTAAGCTTTTGCTGGTAACTGAAGGGTCCAATGGTTGCAGATACTACACAAAGGTATGTATTTCTGTTCATTGCTTTGATTTCAAGGATCGCACTGGAAACTCAGCTTGAACTTTgattgctgcttcttttttcttccccaGTCAAATGGCATTTATGTGCAGTGCACGTGGTGGTCTGTCTTGAGTAAGCAATAAAATGAACCTAAACAGACTGGTTTTCTTCTTATGTAATGCCGTTGATTTTCGTAAACAATCACAGGGCTCACAGAACATTATGATTCGTAATATAATTTGAACCAAAGGCCCTAAAGTTTGTTAAACAGTGGAACATGCATGCTGACCAATTGCTTTACAGAAAACTAATTGTAGTTTTAGTTTACCTGATTACTTCTATGGATCTTGGTATATATATCAAGTCACTTGGAATTCCATGGTCTTTTACCTGTTGTGAACGTACTGTGCAGCAATTTAAGGGTAAAGTTCCCGGTGTTAAAGTTAAAGCTGTCGACACAACTGGTGCCGGTGATGCATTTGTTGGTGGGATACTGAACAGTTTGGCTTCTGATTTTTATCTTCACGAGGTAAGTGGTCCTTGCATGAACTTGTGGGTTTATGCGGCATATTTGTTGTTTTAGCGACCCGTTCTTCCAAATGTTTCTAGTGATCTGTTCtccatgattttgaaaatattttgcatcGCACGCCTCGGCATCATGCCGTCATTGATATAGTGTCTTTTTCCTTGTTTCATTATTAATTGATTTGTCTTGGGAGCCTCAACGATATGACTCTTTTGTTACTCCATGGTAACAGTGTCTTGCAGATACTTCTCCCACGGAGCATTTTGGAAAAGCTTATTTGATGGCTTTACAATGTTCCCTAAAGTTCATAACTTTGCCATCCTGTCTGTGGTTCTTGATGTGATTAATCGTGGAACAAGTGAGAAATTATAGGGCATCCAAGGCATCTAGAGTCCATGAGATGAGTTTTAACATCGTATCTTAGAAAGCCGAAGTCAACAGCCCAGATATTACATTTTTAAAAGCATCACAAGTACTTCTTCCACGGGTAACTTGGGCTTTATTGGTGGTTCTATTTGCCTTATAACCTACTGATACTGCCTCATGTTATACTTTAAGATCACTTGGTGAAGTGCCGAGCTAAGCCAGCTATTGCGCTTCTCCATTTAATTTGACTTTCTCTTCAGAAAGCCCTGTGCTTTTCCAGAAATTTGAAAAGGACATCATACATAAATAAAACTTCAGCTATCTTGTTCTGTTCTTTACTTAAAACCCTGTGGAAATCTTCACTTCACCCCTCACTTGAGTCAATCTAAAGGACCTCAC carries:
- the LOC131318968 gene encoding probable fructokinase-7, which gives rise to MVDTERPTSDGSSLVVCFGEMLIDFVPTVGGVSLAEAPAFKKAPGGAPANVAVGIARLGGSSAFIGKVGEDEFGYLLADILKQNNVDNSGVRFDPSARTALAFVTLRADGEREFLFFRHPSADMLLHESELDRNLIKQARIFHYGSISLIEEPCRSTHIAAMAAAKESGCILSYDPNLRLPLWPSADAAREGIMSIWDQADVIKISEDEISFLTGGDDPYDDNVVMEKLFHPNLKLLLVTEGSNGCRYYTKQFKGKVPGVKVKAVDTTGAGDAFVGGILNSLASDFYLHEDEERLREALLFANACGALTVTERGAIPALPTKEAVLQVLTGITA